The following is a genomic window from Rutidosis leptorrhynchoides isolate AG116_Rl617_1_P2 chromosome 8, CSIRO_AGI_Rlap_v1, whole genome shotgun sequence.
ttcattattaatatacttaatgatatgtttacttatcataatatcatgttaactatatatatatatatccatatatatgtcatcatatagtttttacaagttttaatgttcgtgaatcgccggtcaacttgggtggtcaattgtctatatgaaacctattttaattaatcaagtcttaacaagtttgattgcttaacatgttggaaacatttaatcatgtaaatatcaatttcatttaatatataaaaacatagaaaagttcgggtcactacatagatcACCACCATTGGTCAAAATTTTGAGATCAGAGTTGATAGTCGATATTCTATCAAAAATACATATGGAGAATACGTATTGTGCATTAGCaagtttttttctcattttttgtcAAATTCGGGTATGGTTAATTGTGCATATTCTAACTTCTTTGTTTGTAGGTTGAAGTGGGCTGGATCAACCTATTCTTGCATCTTTCAACAAAAAAAATCAACCTATTCTCGCTTCTTTGTTTGTAGGTCACTTGTGCAGATTGAAAGTATCAAGACACGAAGACATAAAGAAATAAAAGTGATAGTTATCATCAAAAACTGTTGCCAACAACTATCGGTTAAACAACATGATCGTCATTGGTTTAAGTTATAGATTCCTAACATTAAATTGATTTCTAATGTTGTTTCACTTTAAGTTTGTTAATGTTTATGAGTTTTATAGGTTTACTTTAATGTTCATATATGAGTTTTTGTAGGTTATGAAACAAATAGATGGATCACTGTTTGATTGGGTTGGAACGTTTAATGCCGCTACATATAAGGTAAAAATACTCATATTCATCGACTATTTCTTATTGATTGATTCAATTATCAATAGCTTGAAATCGATGGTTTTGCATCGTTgacattattattttcatcataaaATCACAATAACACCATCTTAGCATTTTGGTATGTTTTTGTTTGTTATCTCAAACTTTCTTCACTTTCATTGATAGTAAGATGTTTATGATATTATAGAAGAGACTGTGAATTCAGATTCTAAGATGGTTGCATTTTTTGTTTTTGAATTTTATTGATGAATTTGTTATAATGAATTTGTGGTTGCCACTTTCCTACAGTTACATGTCTGACAATTTCCGGATTTTTGCACCTTCGACCACTTGGAACAGGTGTGCTGAATGGAGACTTTTCAAGGAGAAGCGGTTGAGAGTAATTGAGAAGTGTCATCATCTCATTTACTTGCTTATGTTGCACCTCTGATCGAAATGGCAATTAAAATTGTCGAAGAAGGTGGTTACCAGTACCCGTATTTTTACTACTTCTTGTGAACATCCATGTGAGTTGTCCATAATTCTTATCAATGGCAAGTACCATGGTTTGCAGGACCTGCTTCTGTTGCACCTTTGCTTAATTCTTGATGGTTACCATCCAAAACTCTAATTATGTTATTTAGATGGTTTTAGTAACTACCATTATCCGTCGTTGTGTTAGTTGGAGAACACACCTAATGAAGTCATTTGATGACATTACACCTTCTTGAGAATTCAACAATTCGGGTTCATAATCAAAACCATCATCAAACGATATCATGTTGATCTTAAGGCAGCTTTATAAAAATTAAAGTGTTGATCTTAAATTGATTTTAATGTTGTTTTTTGTAGGTGACTGTCAGTTAGGATATTATAATCAAATTGCTCATCTTCATATGCATAAAGGATTGATGAAACATGATTTTTGATCTTCATCAAGAACACCAGTTATCTGTTTTATATAGGTGGTATCACTAATTTAGTTATTTACAACTCAAAGGTCTGCTGGTATTGACATTTCATCTAATGATTtactatataatttataatttaaaaaaaaaattataatgaaTAAAAAGACTACAAAAATTTCATATTTAAAGCATACATGTAGCATGTAAATGTTTATTTTTCTTGAATTTGTTACAACTTTATGAGAAGCAACTTGCTAATTGTCGTGTTGTTTGAGCTTTTCAACGATCAAAGGAGGACACTTCATTCTACTATGTATTTCAGAAGGTCGGACGAATAATGGGATAAAGTGAATTGTAAGTTCGTATTTCGTATTCCAACATCGATCATATATCTAAATTGATAAATTGTTCATTATGCTTTTGCTAAAAGGTTTGAGTTTGACACATTCGTCATATAATCATGAAGTGGCATTTATACCATGTACTTCTTAATTAGTAGAAAATAGTGTATATAATAATGACTTGAAATGAATTCTGTAAGTTGTTCAATATTGACACCTTAATTAGTTATAAAGAAAAAACTTACTTTTCGTGTGAAACATTGATGGGTTGACCCGTTTCAACCCTCATGGCCATATATTGATGAAATATTCAACCTGCCACACCTCTCTGGTGGTGGTGGTATTACTACTGATGCTGCTCCATACAATTTGTCTGTATTGCACATTGTTTACGTTTACGACACTTTATGTGTAGACTGTCCTGGTAGTAAAAAAATATGTTAATATGTTCCTTGGACTGTTTCATGCTAAATGTCACCCTCTTTCTATTATGTTTTGTTTGTAATATGTTATGCATCTTTTGTAGAAACACAAAAAAGAAACGACGACGACAGATTACATGCTCAAACCCATGTTCCTATTTTTTGTAGCTATAACATTATTTATAGTATTGTACATTAGTATTAACAAACTCCAGTTCCGCTGTAGCTTTCATCAACGCTTGATGTTGTTGTTACTATTGTTACCACATCAAGGATCTGGGTCAAGACTGCTACACAACTCAAGGTTTGGGTCAACTTTACTACTGTGTAACTTTTATGGGCCAGTTTTACTTCTTGCTCTGTGATATGGGTCAAATGTATTTATTCAGACTGCACTTGGTCAATTTTACTACCGTGTAACTTTTATGGGTCAGCTTTTCTTTTTCAATGTACCTATTTGACTGTGCTTTTGAtagttggtggtggtgatgatggtgatgctgctggtggtaGTGGCGCTACTGCTCAACAAGTAGCAGCAGCTGCACACTGGTCAACAAAGTAGGGTTTAGTGTTGTCAGTGGAGAAATCTACCTGCTGGAgaagtaacaaagtattttgtgCCAACTATCAATAAAGAAAAGATTTAGGATGGTCTTTACAGTGGTATTTATACATGACACATTCTCATGACTAGCAAGATGGTCATTCTTTTTTTTCAAAGCTTTACTTTCAGTTATGTTTGATGTTTCAAAACATAACCAGGGGTTCACTCTGCATCTTTATTATATAGGTGAAACAATAAAGTGAAATACAAGTGCAGCCGCATTAGGTGATCGTTTTTGTTCACCAAATTGGAATCAATCAGGTTGGTGTTTGATTATGGCCTTATTAGTATATAATTATGGGTCGTTCATTAACTACTTACTTTTTCAACTATATTTTCTCATAAGTGGTGAAGTGACCAATTTAGTTGGATTTTAAACCTGAAACCGTGCAAATTTATGTTTCTTTATGCGTTTCGGTTTTTGTTAGTTTGTGACGTGAAATTTGATGTTAATTTGATAGTAATTTTATCCCCTCAATCAATTTGTGTGTTTTCCAACAGGGAATGGGTACAATGATGGACTTTATTCACTTCTTCTTCGGGACTAAAATTCACATCTTGCAAAGTTAGCTATTTCCATTGCACCCTCCACTTAAGTCCGTTATTTGTTAAATTTACAATGCCACCTAAGTCAAAGTAGGTATGTCGTTTTGAATTTGTTTCATCGTCTGTACCCACGAGTGCACTTGATGAAAGTTCTGTCACTTCGTCAGCGTCTAAAAGAAGCTGTAAAGTTCACTCAGTCGGTTCATCAAGCAACGTAGGTATGTATGCATCAATTTGTTATTGTTTTGGCTTATTAATATTAGGtaataaattaattttaaatacaCACTGTCTCTAAATTACCCCTTTTAATCTTCTAATTAGCGTTAAAAACACGGTATTTCTTTTCCTCCCATCAACAATTAAACACACACTTTTCCTCTGTCGAACCCTAATCCTACTCGATCATCACCATCAGTGGTTAATTGCTCTTTCTTCAGCTTCAAATTACATAATTTATGTACTTAATTAATATAGAGTTTGTAAAATTCATGTTAAAAATATAAGATATGTTGTTTGAATAAGGTTGTATAAATTAGTTGTATGTATTGTATACATGTGAATATGTGATACTATTATTATATAGGGGATatgagatatatataaaaaaaaaaaaaaaaagatatcttCTATCGATTGAATGTGGGCATAATTACATGTGGTTTTATTGTCGATAAATTCAAAGGTACATGTTCTTGTGTTTATTTaatttatggtttaggatttagggcTTAGGGTTCAAGCAATCGGAGTGTTCGGTAATGAAATTACCGCCAAAGAGAGGTATGAAATAACCCTGTTTAGTAACCCTATCTTTGTATTTCATTTAGTTTTTTGGAATTATATTGAATTTGATTAGGTTTTTAACGCAGGTTATGGTTCTCTCATTAATCAACATTGTCGATAAATTCAAAGGTACATGTTCttgtgttttttattttattttatggtttagggtttcggtttcgggtttagggtttagggtttactgtTTATGTTTACTGTTTACGGTTTACGGTTTATGGTTTAGTGCAAAAAAATATTTGAGTGCCTAACATTGAGTACAAAATCGTTTCAATTAAAATTGTTTGAATCGAAACCCTAAATATGGTCAAAAACTATTtaagtgcaaaaaaaaaaaaaaaaaacattgtacTCAATCATGGCGGTCATTTAAATCTAAATAGTCAAATCCATTCAAGCCTGATGTCCTTTATTGGCTACCTTTGCAATGTCAAAACCCTAAATATggtcaaaaaatttttttttttttttttttgcttttttttaCACTTTTTTGTTGCATACTGGAATTTCTTAACATATGATGATTCGCAGGTTAAAAAGGTCAAGCCTGATGTCCTTGTTGGCTTTCTTTGCAATGTCAAATCCCACATATAATGGTTCATGACTGTAAAGCCTCTCTATATATTTTCATTTGTGGGACCCAAGTGGTATTTAAAGACTAATGTAATTTCTGAAACAGCTGAATGCACTGCTGTCGATGATGAACACAGCTGAATGCACTTCGGTTGTTAAGGCTTCAAATGGCCAAAAAATTCTTTTGGAATGATCAGAACACGTGAGCATGAAAAAGAATGTGACAGGCCCCGTTGCCTATATTCACTTTGAGTGAATATAGGACTTGCTACACATATGGTTTTGCAAACAAGAACAAGCTCAGTCAAGGTGGTTTTGGACCAGTTCACAAGGTTTGTTCTTCAAATTAAGCGAATTTTTTTGTGTAAATTTAGCCTCTACGTCGAATGTGATTACCGAAGAGGTGTTATAAATGTCTATTCCTATTGCGAACGATTGCACAATTCCATGTCTCCGATTCTTCAAATACACGTTATCTATTGTTTTTGTTGCATACACTGTGAATACTATTTTAGTTCGTTGTTAATGGAATTGTAACTGTTACtcaattatttatttattcatgACCACCTCATAAGACTAATGACATTAACGAATATGTGAGAAACTACACCAAAGACTTGAGAAAGACGTCGAAAAAGTTCCATTATCGCCACTTGCAACTTATAGATCGAAGCTATTACGTGAAAAGTTTGTGTTGGAGATTCAAAAGATACTCAACACAAGACAAAAAGCTATGACATTATTCACAATTCATGATCACCTAAAAAGATTAATGACATTAACGAATATGTGATAAACTACACCGAAGACTTAAGAAAGACATAAAAAAAAGTTCCATTATCGTTGCCTGCAATTTTATAGGTCGAAACTATTAGTATATACGAACAGTTGATCACTACTACTTTCGAATTAAATCTGTTACTTTGAAATTTTGGAATGTTATATTGTTTATTTGTGTTATTATGGTTGAAAATTGTCTTAAAATATCATCATTTAATATTACTAACTAATAAATCATATAGTTTAAGGATTTCTATTAATCAAGAACAAGTTGATGTGGTTTAGGTTTTTTTCTTTCAATTCCCTAGCATTTATGTTTCAGTTACTTTATTTCCATTTCAATACTGGTTTCTTTATCTAGCTGTTATTGTACGTACAAGTAAATATGCTTAATGGATAAAAATGATGCATTCAAATACAATAGAGAAACATATAGATCGTATGGAAAAAAAATCAAGTGTCCTTGCATATATTAGTGATGATTTTGCATTAACTTTATAAATAACCGGATAAAAAATATTACACATTCACGTTGAGAGTTAATGGTTTAAGGTTAATGAATTGCTATATATGGTTTATAGTTTATGGTTtatagtttaggatttagggttaaggttttagaatttatgctttagggtttagggattagagtttaggatttagggtatagggtttacagtttagtgtttagggtttagggttaagggtttagggtttagaatttagggtttagtttagaatttatggtataaagtttagggtttaaagttttatggtttagggtttagtgtttagtgtttacatatagggtttagggtttagcgtATAGGGTTTAGAgtgtagggtttagtgtttagattttagaatttatggtttaggatttagggtatagtgtttaaggtttagggtttaggatttaggattTAGTGTGTAAGGTTAAAGGTTGTTGGTTAAGGGTTTAGGGCTGATTTAAGGTTTAGATATagtgtttagagtttagtgtatatggtttaaggtttagtgtttagggtttagagtttagtgtgtagggtttagtgtttagggtttatggtttagtgttcaGTGTTTAGTGTTTgcggtttagagtttaaggtttagtgattagtgtttagggtttagtgtttagggtttagggtttagtgtttagggtttagggtttagtgtttagggtttagggttaagtgtttagggtttagtgtttaggttttagggttgatggtttagggtttatggtttagggtttagagtttagtgtatagggtttacgaTTAGattttagggttcagggtttagtgtgtagggtatAACGTTGGTAGTTTAGAGTTTAGTGTtggtttaggttttagagtttagggtttagatatagggtttagggtttagacttTTGTGTATAGGGTTTAttatttagtgtttagggtttattgtttacaggtaagggtttggggtttagattttagaatttaagatttagggtttaggttttagggtttggggtttattgATTAGCGTTTAggctttagagtttagggtttagtatggTTAAGGTTTAGATTTGGGGTTTACGTTTAAGGAGCGAGAAAAGTTTACATATTGATCAACGTTATTTTATTGAATGATTAATCTACAGCAACTTCACAAACATTTTGTTTGTCAACAGTTTAAGAAAATAGTGAAAAAGAGGAATGCCTGTATCAACTGTAACGGTGTTGAATTAAAAGTTGAAATTACCTAAAAATGTGAGATAGGATTCATAAGCAGTGGCTAGCCTTCAATAATGTatcaattaaatttaaaacatGGAAATATCATTTGCTTCACTATAATACAACAAGCTTATTAGAATTTAACGATTTATGATGTAGATATGTGCTTAACCAAGTTTGAAGATGAAGTAACACATACAAATAATACATCAACCTACCTTAAACGACTTACAATGGCACCACACATGCGTTTTCCATCTTGCATCAAACAAATTATGGATACTAATATGCATCCACTGGTATTTTTCTTTGCCTACACACATCATATCTATTTACAATGTTCCGTTCAatattatgttaatgttaatattactatacatgttttgattttaattttagaaACTTGCGAAGTCCGGGTGATCACACTAGCCAAACCAACATTGATGTCCATTACCGGTATCAGTATAATCCTATcgctaatgatgaaaataatgataatgacaaCAGCTCAGGTTTAATTTACTTGggacatcaaagtaatgaagaattGGATCTCgaatataatacagagtaaatgAATGAAGAAACCAACCTGCACAGCCCAACAATGATCTACACGACCGAAAAGTTGTCTTTCCTTTACCAGGCAGACATACCTGGGTACGAAGCCTTTTCAATGTCAATGAAAAGTATTTGTCGTTATTTAATTCTAAGTTTAACGAGAATTCGTATTTATTAACTATCGAAATATCATCAAATAaacaaactttttaattataatcaAAAAATGCATGAATGATATGGATGAACAATTGCAAATGTTTATGGATTATTTaacgattaaaatatgaatgtgattTAGCGGCTGCCGGAAGAGCACTTGTCTATGAGTGTCTCGATCTAAACAACAAAACTCATATATGGGGTTTGAAGCAAGAAAAAAGATCAAATAAAAAGTATGTTTCTAAAGGGTGGTTAAAGTTCTTAACTGTAAATGGGTATGTTCCGGACGACAAGTGTTTGATTGTGTCCCTGCGTGATGAACGCAGGTTCATCATGGTCCTAGATGGAACTCACCCGGTGTAACAGTTTGTTTTCGGTATCAGAGTCTTTTGATTCTGCAGGATATCCATTAATTTGTGTAGAAGTGTTAATGAATATGGATTTAGTTTCTTTCTATTTTGATGCTTAGGCATGTAATTATTAAACACTTTAAGATATAACTTATGGTAGCTTAGTAACCATTGAATAGTTTGACACGTAACTGAACTTTATGATATGCCACTCGATGAATGATGATAATTTTTATATGCTACCTGATCTTATCATAAAACACAAGTTGCAACAAAATAACTAAAATGTATGATTTTTATGTTTGTATAATCTTATTCTTCTGCATATTATAAATAATTgtcaatataaatatattacaaataGTATTCTTATGAAAACATCAACTTCATAGATCATCTTTTATTGTTAGATTGTTTGGATAACCAAATTCAAAACAAAATAACAAATACAAAGGGTATTAATAAATGATTTTACCCTTAAAAAATctcgcgaaatcgcgggtctttaactagtatatatatatatatatatatatatatatatatatatatatatatatatatatatatatatatatatatgcatgcttATAAACCTGATAATCATCATAAAGTTGTTTACggaataaaaaattatatatttatatatttatatatgaaaaaaGTTTTGTATTTGTAATTTTTTTCTACCTAATATGAATCCTCATTGTTTGTTCCAAGAAAAATAGAATAAAGTCATCCATAAAAATTTAAAACTCCGTTTTAGATtcctttaattaaaaattaaaatgatGAATATATGAATATTAAAAATTGACGCGTCACTAGTGACAAATAATGGTTTTTACAGGTATAAAAAGTATTTGCATTTGGTGAGAGTATTTACCGTCAGATTAGAAGATTAAATTATCATCATCAGTACACTTGAGGGACAGAAATTACTCTAGTAATTTAAGCATGCAACAACAAAATTCACATGGAATCTTTGATCAATTCAAATTAACCAAAACCTctcaatatatataaaaaaagttaAACAAATTTATAGATAACTTAATATATATTGTATTAACATTTGGATTAGATTtagatataaattttaataattattatattaacattCCTTTGTTGTAGTGAAATTTTGAGAAAATAAtattgatttttaaatttttttttttttttttttttttttttgaaaagcaaataatattattaataatggaaTATCAAAGTTACAAGGCCCTATGTATACTATACAATTGTGAAATGGAGATGCACATTCAGGAACTAATTTAGCGAGGGTAGCGACGAGAACTATAACAAACTAAAGAGGGAATATGAACTTGAAGAAACAAGCCGAGAAAGAGAGGGAAACAGTGACGATCCAGCGCCTACAAAGCTTCCACACTCTATCCCGATTAATCAGACCCTCGATAGAAGAAATAGAATTCGCAGCTACACTACATTGAGAGGGTATGTCAACCTATGCCGACGACACGATGTGGTGGATCCGCGACGAAGAAGGAAGGATTGATGAGCCATTGGTGCCACATGATTGATTTCTTTTTGCGCAATCTTTTAGATATCCAACTATAGCTTTGAGTTTGTATTTCGGAGAGAATCGAGACGGGAGACCACATTTTTTTGGAAAATACATTTAAGTTTCTATGTTTCCATATTGTGTAGCATGTGATCCATTTGGTTGCTTGCCATATTGAGTTTCCGAGTTTGTTGAGAGCGAAGGCTTGATCATTGATAATCGCATCGTTTACATTGGAGATTAGTGTGTTGTCTTGGGCCCACCAGTCAAGAACGTGTTTCCATATTAGAGCCGATTTCGGGCATAGTCCGAGAATGTGATCAGTGGTTTCGATTTCCAATTCACATAAAGGGCACAATGTGGAATCGAGATCAATGCCACGTTTGTCTAATTCGGATCTTACCGGCAACTTTTTTTGTAGGGCTCGCCATATGAAGATGAAGACTTTTTGAGGCACAAGTTTGTTGTGGGGTATCGTTGTGTTAAGAGTGTTACCACCAAATTTTAATATGTTAATCAGATGTGACATAGATTTGGTGGTGTAGGTACCCTAGGGATCAAGAGTGTATTTCCAGGAATCGGGTTTGGCGGATAATGTGACCGATGAGATGATGTTGTTTAATTCCATTAATTCGTTAAGAGCTCGGCCAAACGGAGGTCTTGTCCAACACCAATTTCCAAAAGAGGAGCCGTTTTCTTGTGTAATTCTTTCAGCGACAGTTGCAACTTTGTTAGTCTCGAGCATATATAACCTGTGAAAAAGTGTGCTGAAACGATCTGAGCCAAACCAAATGTCGTTCCAGAAATCGATGGAGGTGCCATTTCCGAGACTTTTTGTGATGGAGGATGAAAAACCAGTGCCTAAGTTGTTAGCAGCCTTGCCAGCTTTAATGATTTCTTTCCAAACCGTgcgacctgaaatgttcctgcaAGAAACGTTAGAGTCCAGCCCCCCCCCCCTTCCCAtaaatacttgtgataattttgacCCATAATGCATTTTCCTCATTTTTaaatcgccaccaccatttacatagtagtGAGATGTTTTTGCTGAAAAGAGAGCCAATGTTTAAACCACCATTATCGTACGGTAGAATAATTTGATCCCATTTTATCCAATTAATTTTATTTTCAGAGGATGACCCACCCCAAAAAAATTTGCGTCTTTTGGCTTCAAGGAGGGTAAGGATGGAGGAAGGTGTGAGAAAGAGAGAGAAGTAGTAGAGCGGTATACTGCTTAGAATGGATTTGATGAGTGTGAGTCGGCCACCAAACGAGACCGTTTTGGCAGCCCAGTCGGAAAGTCTTTTATCAAACTTTTCAACTATTGGATGCCAAGATGAGGGGTGTGATGTAGGGATGCCAATGGGGAGACCGAGGTATGTGAAAGGAGTGGTACCGGTAGAGCAATTGATATAATTGGCCATTTCATCGGTTTCAGAGGGAGAAGTACCGATTCCGTAAAGTTTACTTTTTCGGAAATTAACTTTAAGACCAGAGATTTTCTCGAAGCATTTAAGGAGTTTGGAAATGTTTTTCGCATTCCTTTTACTCCATTCCCCGAAAAAGATCGTGTCATCAGCATACTGAAGATGAGTGACGGTGATGTTGTCGAACCCAACTTTAAGGCCATGAATCTGACCATTAGCTAATGCCCGTTTCGCTAGGATGTTGAGTCCTTCGGCGACGATGATGAAGAGGAAAGGTGAGATGGGATCGCCTTGGCGTATGCCCCTACCTGGGGAGAATTCCTTAGTTGGGGAGCCATTGACGAGAATGGAAATGGATGAAGAAGAAAGGCATGCACGGATGAGACTAATCCATTTCAAGCCGAAACCCATGTTTTGCATGGAGTTGAACAGAAAGTCCCATTCAATACAGTCGAAAGCTTTTTCGAAGTCGACTTTGAAAATTAGACCTTTGCGTTTTTTCCGTTTAAGTTCATCGATAATTTCGTTAGCAATGAGTACGCTGTCTAATATGTTGCGACCTTTGAGGAAGGCTGTTTGTTCAGCCCCGATGACTTTATGTATGACTTTGGCAAGGCGAGTAGAGAGGATTTTGGTAAGAATTTTGTAGTAGCTACCGATTAGACAAATAGGGCGATATTCATTTAGACCGATAGGATTGGGTTTTTTGGGAATGAGGGTGAAAAAAGATGCGTTACAGCCGTTCGAAATTTCAGAATTGGTCCAAAACCATTCTAAAGCTTTAATGAGGTCGTGTTTAACAAGGTCCCAATATTTTTTGAAGAATTTCATATTAAAACCATCAGGGCCGGGAGCCTTGGAGCTATCACAGTTAATGATAGCATCCCAGATTTCCCTTTCGTGTAGTTCGGACTCTAGTAAGACGTTATCTTGAGGGGAGATATATTGAAGGTGAGGAGCATTATCGAATGGACAGTGGTTGTTAAGATTGTTTGGTTTGAAGAGATTTTTGAAGTAGAGGAATGTTTCGTGTTTTATGACATTAGGATCTTCAATCCAATTACCATTAATGGAGATGCCGTGTATGTTGTTTTTGTTTGTTCTctttttaatgaagttatgaaagtATTTCGAATTTTCATCTCCTTCGAGGGCCCATTTAATTCTTGatttttgttttaacatgttagTTTTGGTTTTTTCTTTGTCGATGTGAGAGAGTTTGTCGTTTAACCATTTATTTTTCTCAATTTCGGACAGGGGTCTAGTTTCGGCTAAAGCTTCCCATTCGTTAATGGCATTAAGGTGATCTAGAATTTGAGAGTCGAGGTTATCGAGTTGTGAGCTGTGTTTTTTAAGTTCCATTTTTACATTTTTTAGTTTGTTACGGAATATACAGTCGGGGCGGTTACCGGTCGTAGGGATTGACCAAGCCCGAGCAATAACGGAATCAGCATCTTTGAGATCGAGCCATGTGTTGAAGACACGAATAGGTTTAGGTCCGGAATCAACGAATGTGTTTCTAAGGATAATGGGGCAATGATCAGAGAGGTCACGATCGAGGGTTTTGGAGGAAATGTTAGGCCATAATTTTAGGATTTCATCGGAGATGAGGAATCTATCAAGCTTACTAAATTTCATTCTTTTAATGCAGATTCGGGTGAATTTTTTCCCTCCAAGGGGTAGATCAATCAGGCCGGAGCTGTTAATGAAGTTGTTAAAGTTATTAGCCCATTGTTGATTAAATTCACAATTCATGCGTTCAAAGGTGTTTCTAACCTCATTAAAATCACCGAAGATGATAAACGGGAACGTGAGAGAGTTTACGAGGGAGGTTAATTCGGCCCAAAATCTGAGTTTTTTGGGGGACGAGTGTGGACCGTAAACATTAATTAATACAATCTTCGAGTCATAACCCGCCCATGACCCGCAGATAGCAAGAAAGAATTCTCCTTCAATAGCATAATCAAAGGAAAATATATTACAGTCCCATATCGTAATGATACCTCCTGATGCGCCAATCGAATCTTTTTGGACGAATTTATATTCAGAATTGTTCCAGAATGATTCAATGATGTAATCTTGGGAATGATCACTTTTTGTTTCTTGTAACCCTAAAATTGTAGGTTTTTCTTTAAGACAAATACGCTTGAGCCAACTAATTTTACCCAATTGCCCAATGCCCCGAATATTAAGAGAGATCgtacacatttataacaaacatatAAACGAGAAAAAGGATGAGATGTTACCGAGCATTCCAGCGGATACCGATGCTTTGT
Proteins encoded in this region:
- the LOC139863768 gene encoding uncharacterized protein, with the translated sequence MSHLINILKFGGNTLNTTIPHNKLVPQKVFIFIWRALQKKLPVRSELDKRGIDLDSTLCPLCELEIETTDHILGLCPKSALIWKHVLDWWAQDNTLISNVNDAIINDQAFALNKLGNSIWQATKWITCYTIWKHRNLNVFSKKMWSPVSILSEIQTQSYSWISKRLRKKKSIMWHQWLINPSFFVADPPHRVVGIG